One segment of Pseudomonadota bacterium DNA contains the following:
- a CDS encoding quinate 5-dehydrogenase yields the protein MRTVVSVSLGSSRRDHEVEAALLGETFRIRRVGTDGDFRKAQALLAELDGNVDAIGLGGIDVYLYSRRERFALRDGLRLMNMVKKTPVVDGSGLKNSLERQVIRTLAATRAAEIPLRGRKTLVVCGMDRFGMAEALEEAGASVSYGDLIFSIGKDQLITSLDELADYADKLLPEVAKMPISFIYPTGKQQDKAPEEKHTRYYDDAEIVAGDFHFIRKFMPARMDGKVVITNTVTSDDLAELKRRGASWLVATTPEFEGRSFGTNVLEAALLVLLGKAWADVTPDDYLALIDRLGLQPRVVSLNP from the coding sequence GTGCGCACCGTCGTGAGCGTCAGCCTCGGCTCGTCGCGGCGTGACCACGAGGTCGAGGCTGCCCTCCTGGGAGAGACCTTCCGCATCCGCAGGGTCGGCACCGACGGTGATTTTCGCAAGGCGCAGGCCCTTCTGGCCGAGCTCGACGGCAACGTCGACGCCATCGGTCTCGGCGGCATTGACGTCTACCTCTACTCGCGGCGCGAGCGCTTTGCGCTGCGCGACGGCCTGCGCCTCATGAACATGGTCAAGAAGACGCCCGTGGTCGATGGCAGCGGTCTGAAGAACTCGCTCGAGCGGCAGGTCATACGAACGCTTGCGGCCACGCGGGCAGCCGAGATCCCGCTGCGAGGCCGCAAGACCCTGGTTGTGTGCGGCATGGATCGCTTCGGCATGGCCGAAGCCCTGGAAGAGGCAGGGGCCTCGGTCTCCTACGGCGATCTCATCTTCTCCATCGGCAAGGACCAGCTCATCACCTCGCTCGATGAGCTGGCCGACTACGCCGACAAGCTGCTGCCCGAGGTGGCAAAGATGCCCATCAGCTTCATCTACCCCACGGGCAAGCAGCAGGACAAGGCCCCCGAGGAGAAGCATACGCGCTACTACGACGATGCCGAGATCGTGGCGGGCGACTTCCACTTCATCCGCAAGTTCATGCCTGCGCGAATGGACGGCAAGGTCGTGATCACGAACACGGTCACCTCCGATGACCTGGCAGAGCTGAAGCGTCGTGGCGCGTCGTGGCTCGTGGCCACGACGCCGGAGTTCGAGGGGCGAAGCTTCGGCACCAATGTCCTCGAGGCCGCGCTCCTCGTGCTGCTCGGCAAGGCCTGGGCCGACGTCACCCCTGACGACTACCTCGCGCTCATCGATCGGCTCGGGCTCCAGCCCCGCGTTGTGAGCCTGAACCCCTGA